The window ATTAAAACGAAGCTTCCTCCAGCCTCTCATTTTGTTGTAAGTGATTCCATGGTGCTCTGCCGAAGACACGAGCAGTGACGTTATTCTAGCggcagcaacccccccccacccccccgccgccGCCTGTGCAGTCACTGATATTTATGTCTCAATCAGCAGCCCAAAACATGGTCACATTGTTGCTTTTGGAGGTTTCctatgtgcaaattagctgcctctTTCTGACAGAAAGTGTCTGTTCCTTTTCCCTGAACGAGTTTCAGTTTTGCACAAATAAAACATGAAATTTGACTGAAAACTCAACTCAAGTGGGACTCAAAATCACAACCAATGCATTAGTAATAAAGGATAGATGGTTTAATTGATCAGAGTGTGTGATGAACTAATGCTTTCTGTATTAATTACCGATTTCATTGAGATAATATTAGAGAGAGGGAAACGACTGGATTTTAATTCCACTCCTATGGCTACTATTCCCAAAAACACCATGGAATTGGGTCAACAGCCTGATGTTCATCCACTGAAATACCCAAATACTGATCAAAGGATTCACCGCTGGTAAAATCTGGGAAATGCAGCTTGGATAGGATACTGCAACATTTACTGGGAGCTGTGCTGTGTGTAGGATTCTAGTTCTGAACTGGAGATTTTCAATATTGAGAGAATAATGGTATCAACAAATTTCGACAGGGCTGCACCTCATTTCTGTTCCCTCCAGTAACTATTGAGCACAGATCCAGAGTTAACACTAGAATCATAACCCACATCAAAGATTGAGAGCAATAAAATAAACCTCACCTCGAAAATCGGACAGGGTGAACTACTGAACAAATCCAACATGTTACCAGGCATTGACAAACTGcacagtacacacacacagcaccaaaGTCTGACAGAATTAAGCCCATTACTCACAGCACCAGTGACTGACCAGTACAGAATAAATCACCCACTCACTACAGTAAAAGAGACAGACAAGTGCAGAATGAATCCCACATCACACATAGTACAGCTGACCAGTAGATGCAGAATACATCTGAGACTGTTTGACATTCAGAAGTTGAGAATGAATCAGACTTTCACACAgtgccaaacactgagacacagaggaaTCATGAGCACACGTTCAGAATCAAAGTCTGATAGTGACAGAATGAATGCCACAGTCATTAATGAAAATAGCAGAAGATTGTTTCAATCCATCAACCTCTGGGTTATGGGCCCAGCACGTTTCCGCTGTGCCATTCTGCTAGATGGGGAGGTAGTGCCacagtgttattgtcactggacaagtattctagagacccaggggacccagtttcgaatcccaccatggcagattgtgAAGTTTGAAATCAAAACTCTGATTGTCAATTGTCGTCAAAAACTATGCAAAACCTGCCTCTTTTACATGATCCGACTGGTAATTCCAGGTCCCTGACCTGCAGGAATGTGGTTGTCTCTTGAAAGTActgtctgaacaagggcaattagggaaggacaAAGTTGTGCACATCATCAGGGATTGAGTGTTACAAAATGTATCTAACACTCAGACAGATTACCAGACCCTGACAGACTAAATGAATCCCACTCTCACATACAGCATCATAGACTAACAGAAAATATGTTTCAAAGTTTCCCAGATATTGAGAATGACTCCCACATTCTTGTTCAACACTTGACACTGACAGATACAGACTGAATTCCACACTCACATTGAGCAGCAGATGTTGGAATGTCCAAAATTAATCCCACCTTCAGACACAGAACCAGGCTCTGACAGTGAATGAGAAGTGCACAATCAAATAGTACCATGGAGTGAACGATCTAGAATCGATACCACATTGACTTACAGTGCCAGAGACTGACAAACAGAGGATGAATCTCATTTACAGACATTTACAGGGACTAAGAGGTATAGAATCAATCCAACACTCTCATATTGTGGTCGAGAATGACAGATACAGCATTTATCCCAAACTGGTATATCATAGAATCAAGgatcaagagtaggccattcggccctttgagcctgctccaccattcaatatgatcatggctgatcctctatctcaacgccatattccctcttactctccatatcccttgatgccccaAATATCCAAAAATGTACCAATTTCTTCCTTGAATATACTCTGTGACCcgccctccacagccttctgtggtagagaattccacaggctgaccACCCTCTCATTGAAAACGagaccatgaagcagcactgaaacatctttatggggtatgtggaacattccttgttccagtcctactcggcCCCCTCCCgcaactctttcttcggtacacTGATGACCATTTCGGTGCTGTTTCGTGCTCTCACCTGAACCTGGAAAAAATGatcaattttgctttcaatttccatccctccatcaccttcatggtctatctctgacacttccctttcttgACACCTCTGTCTCATTTTCTGGCGATAGGCTGTACATCAATATTCAATccacactggttctcccttatcttttCTCCAAAAActtcagtagattagttaagcatgatttcccttccataaacccatgctgactttgtctaatcctattaatgctttccaagtgttctgttaccatgtcttttataatagactctagcatttgccccactactgatgttaggctaactggcctgtcattttgttttttctctccctccttgtttaaatagtggggttacaactgccaccctccaatctgtaggcaTTGCTCCCGAGTCAAGAGATTTTCaatgatgaccaccaatgcatccaatatttccagggccactcccTTTAGtagtctgggatgtagatcatcaagtcctggggatttttcagcctttaaccccgtTAATTTCTTGAGCACAATTTTTTTAACTAATACtagttttcttcaattcctccctcttgCTAGACCCTTGGTTCGCTAATATTTCTGGAAAAtaatttgtgtcctcttttgtgaagacagaactaaaatatgtgttcaattttcctgccatttctttgttccccattataatttcccccatttctgactgtatgGAACCtatatttgtctttgctaatctttttctcttcacatatttatagaagcctttacagtcagtttttatgtcccTTGTAAGTTTAATCTcttactccattttccccttcttggcgaatctttttgtccacttttgctgaatcctAAACTGCTCCAAATCTTCAGGCTTGCTCTCTTTTCTGGCAATTtaatatgtctcctctttggatctaatactatccctaatttcttttgtaagccatggttgggccacctttcctattttatttttgtgccagacaggaatgaataattgttgtaattcatgcagatgttccttaaatattagccattgcctatccactggtTAACCTTTGAAGTTCGGTTCCCCAGTCCATTATTGCCAACTCGCGTCGCAGACCTTTGTAGCTCCTTTTATTTAGGTTCAGGACCTTCGATTtgaattcaacttcttcactatccatcctaatgaacaattccatcattttatggtcgctcttccccaagggaatTAATTCTTTCTCATTGCATGCACCCAGTCTatgatagcctgctctctagttggttcctcaatgtctTGGTCCATAAAaccatcatgtacacactccaggaaattctcctccacagtattattgctgtGTGGTCTGTCCAATCTGTATGTCaattaaagtcacccacaatTACAGTTGTatccttattgcatgcatctctaatttcctgcttaatgccttcccttacatccccattactgtttggaggcctgtggACAACCaacgttttctgccccttggtgtttcttatctccagccaaacagattccacatcatgattttccgagccaatatccttcctcactatggCATTGATTTCCTCCATTACTAACAACGCCACccaacctcctttccctattGGTCTGCggttcctaaatattgaatacccctggatgttcagtttgcatccttgatcaccctgcagccatgtcttcataattgcaactatatcatatccgtttatatctatttgcaccgTGAATTAATCTCCCTTATTGCAAATGTTCCACACATTAAGATATGATGCCTTTCAACTTTTCTTGAACTTTGTAACCACCTTCGCTTTATTTTGCACtctgaccccatttgtttttcacACTTTTTTCCCTGtctttcacttttgcttcttacttttctgccttttgtttctatccttgtttccccctcctctgtctccctactcaggttcccatccccctgccattctagtttaaaccctccccaaccgcactagcaaacacttacccccaccacctccaccccacccccaacctctccaCCCCCAAGGACATTGGTTTTGGTGCTGcccagatgcaacctgtcctgtttgtactggtcccaatttcctcagaaccggtcccaatgtcccaggaatctgaatccctccccccacaacatTTCTTTAGCCACGTATTTATctaatatatcctgttatttctactctcgctagcacgtggcagtggtaataatactgagattgcTACCTTTGATGTCCTACTTTTTAGTTCacatcctaactccctatattcaacTTGTAGGAGCtcattgttttattttttatctgtgttgttggtaccaatctgcaccatgaacccccccccccccaacttcagaATTCCCTGAAGCTCTCTGGGACATCCTTGACcatggcatcagggaggcaacagaccatcctggAGTCTATTTTGtgggccacagaaacgcctgtctgttgcTCTTACTATTGAATCCTTGATCACTATAGCCTggccactctccttcctcccctcttttgcagcagagccacctgTGATGCCATGGActtctgctgctttcccctgagacaTTGCCTCCCcaaacagtatccaaaacagtataTATGTTAGAGGGGAATGGCCACAGGAGACTCCCGTACTACTTGCCTCCCTccactctgcctggtggtcacccattccctttctgcctgttcagtctttacctgcagtgtgaccgcCTCACTGAATGTTCTGTCCCCGATAATCTCAGCATCGCAGATGCTCCAAGGTGAATccatccgcagctccagctccgaaatgtggttagccagtagctgcagctggacgcacttcctcacacatgctcaccagggtcactggaagtgtccatgaattcccacatagcacaggaggagcataTTGCGGGtgtgagctctgctgccatgagtTCCCTTTAAATTAAGCTTCTTAGTTACTCCCTTTTAAAGAATACTAAATACACTACGGTCCTTATTCCACTCCTACTACAAAGTCCTCACATTATTTTGTTTAaactaatggactgcagcagtttaattaatAGAATAAGTAGAAGTACTTACCTGACCTACTTACTGCGTCATATTTTGAATTGTGATGTTACTTTGAACTCCACCGCCTGGAGGCCCTGAGGGTACGCCTCTGCCCTCCGGACTTGCCCTCcgtcagagggagagaatgaaatcCCCACTCACATGCACCGCTAACTGACAGATGCACAATGAGTCTCAAACACCAtcacagtcacatacagaacgaCATCAACAATCACTTTCAGTCCCAGAGACTGACAAGCACGGAATGAATCACAGAAACTCTCACTGTAGCACGGCCTTACAAACAGCGAATGAATCACAAACCCATGCACAGTAACAGAGTGAGTAAATCCCACACTCGCACACATTATCAGGGGCTCTCTGTTACAGATGGAATCTCGCTTTCCCGTATAGTCTCCCTCTGTGGAGAAGGGACCCTCGCAAAACAATCAGGCGACGTTCCCCGATGTATAGTAAAACACTGAGGAACTGGGGCTGGCGAGAGTCTTTGTAAATGTATTTCGTGACTAAAGTAAATGGGCTGATGACggggtggaggaggagtgggggcgAGAAATCACAATCTGATTGGCCTGTTTCCATATCCAATCCTGAAATTATATACTTAGAGGCTGGTTTAGCCTTTAAACTGTCCATTCAGAGTCATCTTCTCCCAATCCTTCATTAGCATAGATCTGGGAGAATGTCTATTTAATCGGCGCTCGGAAGGGGTTTGGTTTATTTCTGTGTCTGAAAGGGaagatggttgatgagaagaaaccAGCTCCCAAGAAGGGAGCCAAGAAAGCCTTAAAGAAACCGCTAGCAAAGGGCGGCAAGAAGCGGCGAAAGTCGAGGAAGGAGAGTTactccatctacatctacaaagtgatgaagcaggttcaccccgacaccggcatctcctccaaggccatgagcatcatgaactcgtTCGTGAGCGATATTTTCGAGCGCATCGCGGGTGAGGCTTCCcgcctggcccattacaacaagcgcagcaccatcagctcccgggagatccagaccgccgtgcgcctgctgctgcccggggaactggccaagcacgccgtgtcggaagggacaaaggcggtgaccaagtacaccagctccaagtaaaaccCCCCAATGGACTGAAAAGCACAACGGCTCTTTTAAGAGCCACTCACAATCTCAACGAAGGAGCTGCATCCAACACCTTCCTACTCGGTAATTATATAAAATAACTTCCACTGCTGTTAGTGTCTCCTGTCCTGTAACCCAGACACTAACCCTTTAATTAGCTCCTCGGCCTTCGCTTTGTGCTGAAAGCTGTTATTCTGTTATTTTCACAGTCTTTAAGTGACCTCATTAGCTGCTGTTTTTAGCGGTAATGGTCCCTTCCCTCAATTCCTGAAATAGTTATTGATTCATCATTTTATTAACAGTAATTTTCCGCAGGGTTCCAGCCGGAGTGGGATTATTAAGGACAGTCTGAGGACTCGATCCGCTCCCTCTTTACAGCGAAGGGTGTTCGGTTCAGAGTGAAGACTGAACGGAATGTTTCCCTCCTGGGAAAGCGGGGAACAGGGATTGATTCCCGCCCGGGACAGTCAGAAAGCGACAGGAGAATAAACCacatttaaacaaaatgttaaaaCCCGCGCCTGCGATTGGTGACGGCACGAGCTGAATAAAACCAAATAAAGAGAAGGGATTTGAAATCTCAGACCAAGGACGACATTTACTTTAATCCGCTTCTTTCCTGCACTGAAATTGGCGggctttttaaaatggacaatgTTTCTTGTTCTGACGGTTATGGCAAATCCCGCCCCCTTCTGTTTCCGTTTGTCTGATTGGTGAAGAATATAGGCAAATAAGGTGGATTGAACAGAGACCAATCAGACGAGTTTTCAGTTTGTGAGAACAGTAAATGTTGGAGAAATTGTTCATGTTTTGCGAAAGTGTTTGTGAGATTGTGGAGTGACTGGAAGAGGAAAGACCGGCGGGaaagacttcctgtttgtgtcccgcgcGTTCGCAATCAGATCCACCGATGTCAAGCCGCTGTTCtcctctgaccactgcctcctactggctgactgtcacttagaggaagaccagagggtggggggagagggggggtgggggggcatggaagctaaacgtgcaactacTGACCCAAGAGAACATtaaggagctcaagagggattacaaaggttggagaaccgtgaaatccctctttgagtccctgacacactggtgggaagcgatcaagagaaacatcaagaggtttttcatcctcaaaggcgcccagaaagctagaaaggaacagaaggaaatgtcccgactccagaaaaacatgcagaatctgctgcagctgcagtcaatgggggtcgatgtcaaggaggatcgccaagaggtgaagagggagaagcctcgctctttgcctcggaggcctccaaggtCATCTTCCAgcccagagtccgctccgtggagcaggatgagacatgctcacgtttcttcttccaaaaggtacacagagagagctctgtgatcagcagcctgaaggaagaagacagctcagtaaagtcattgcagtccgacattttgaggatcagcaaatccttttatgccagattgtatgactttgaagcccacagacagcacttccagtccttcctgtcctctatcatggaggtcttagacaacagtacacgggagagcctggacaaactgtTAACTCCTGaagaactgactaaggcccttgagtcctttgagaagagtaaaactcctggaagcgacggcttgccagcAGAGTTCTATTCGGCTCTTTGGGACTGGATCAGCcgagacctgctagaagtgtatggGAGTATGCTTGTGGCTGgtagcatgtcagaatccatgaggaaaggcatcatcaccctcatctacaagcacaagggggaaagggaggaaattagaaattggcgacccatttcactgttgaatgtgaactataagattctgtccaaggtcatcgctaatctggtcaagtccgctctggaattggtgatccatcctgatcagacctgcactgtgctgggcaggaagatctctgacagcctcgtgctgctcacggatatgattgcctatgtgcaggacaggggtgtggacacctgcctcatcagcctggatcaggagaaggcctttgacagaatattgcacacctacatggtggatgtgctctccaaaatagggtttgaggagggaattcgcaagtggatccaactgctctacactaacatcagtagtgctgtctcaatcaatggctgggaatcagatagctttcctattaaatctggagtcaggcagagcTGTCCTCTATCCTCTGTCCTGTATGTATGTTGcgtagaaccctttgctgagcccatcaggaaggatccgggcataagtaagaggagtgacaatcccaggcagtggaggcactcaggtcaaagcctccttgtacatggacgatgtcgttgtcttctgctcggatctgctgttggtgcgcagactgatccacatctgtgaccagctcgaactggccttgggagccaaggtaaattgtgggaagattgtggccatgttctttgggaactgggctgaccgatactttgtccccttcaccatcagggctgacagactgaaggtgctggggatatggctCTTAGGGACTGggacatgcgttagaaactggaaggtgtgagtgtctatggtgaaaagaaaactgggcattttggagcgctgctctctctccattgtgggtaagaacctggtcatcaagtgtgaggcactcttgcttTGCTATATGTGGTGCAGATCTGGCGCATTCCACAATGATCTGCAATggcgatcacccaagccatctttcattttatctggaggtcgaaaatggatcgtgtccacaggaATGTGATGTACAAGTCTATAGataagggggagtggggaggacggggaacgtgcccaacatcgccctcatactgatggccacctttgtgtgcgactgcatcaagctgtgcgtagaccctcagtacgcaaacaccaagtgtcactatgtgctgagatTCTACCTGTCCTCAGTGTTGCGatggatgggtctggccacactgccgcggaacgctccaagcaGTCGGACTGTCCCGTgccacctgtcccttgtggaaaaatttatacagagaaacacctttgaccacaatccatcaggcagtgatcagcacgtaacgtcttagaggccctgcgggaaaagatGAGGGTGGATCCTTTGcgatggttccccaagcagactgtcagagtcatttggcagaatacgTCATTGCTATAACTTTCCAACAAGTGCCAAgatatagcttggctggtggtgagaaagcccCCCCCCcggtcagatccttcctacacaccaggagttttaccccctctgcacattgcccttcaggtggctgtgatgggggacgagaccattgttcacctccttgtggattgtgactttgcaaagaaggtctggagagagatacagtggtttGTGTCGAAGTTCATCCCGAACAGTCCTGTGACAAAGgattctgtgctctacgggctgttcccagggacacacacagaaaaacatcagctgcagctggaggatcatcagctcggtgaaagatgccctttggtctgcccaaaacttgttgctcttccagtgcaaagagttgcgcccaaccgagtgttgcagcCTGGCACAAtacaaggtccaggactacgtgctgagggacgcactaaagcttggggcaaacactgcaaaggcacaatggggaaaaaggtcgctgtctaagacctttctgccacagggcACCgaagggctgggaactgttgagagccccttggGCTGGACAGCTCCACATGAATATATGCATTGAATACtcattgtattataattgtattgaagcacctcagagtgcaacatgatgttgattactccaataccattgtctgattctctgtaatgaccatgttgaaatgattgtaatattcattgattatattgatgccccttgtgatccatgtgtaaaagttgaatcggATTGTACTTttatgatggtgattttgaaattttttggaatgttcttccagatattttatgaataaagtatatttttcaaaaaaaagactGGAAGAGGAAAGACCGGCAATAAATCTCGGTCCAAGGCCAAGTCTCGCTCCTCCCGGGCTGGACTGCAGTTCCCGGTGGGCCGGGTTCACAGGCTCCTGAGAAAGGGCAACTATGCTGAGCGTGTGGGTGCCGGAGCCCCGGTCTATCTGGCTCCTGTGCTGGAGTATCTGATGGCTGAAATCCTCGAGCTGGCCGGTAACGCGGCCCAGGACAACAAAAAGACCCGCATCATCCCCAGACACCTGCAGCTGGCCGTCCGCAACGAcgaggagctcaacaagctgctgggagggATGACCATCGCTCAGGGCAGGGTGCTGCCTAATATCCAggctgtgctgctgcccaagaaaaccAGCGCCGCTGCGAGCTCGAAGACCAAGTGAAGCGGCCATTCTTTAATCTAATAACCCAAAGGCTCTTTTCAGAGCCACCCACAGGATCATTGAGAGGGTGACCTATTGTCTGTCCGCGGCATACTGAAGCTGTAAGTGGTTGTGCACCAGTGATAGCGAAGCAAGAACACTCACAACATTTGAGAAATATTTAGATGAGCCCTCGAAACACAACAACAAAAAGATGCCAAGTGCCGGAGAATTGGTTTAGAATAGagaggtgcttgatggccggccgGGATAcgatgggcagaagggcctgtttttgtgctgtataatgTTATGACCTTTCCATTGCAACAACATCCTTCCATTATGGGCAGATCAGATGTATCCCAGGCCgatgtgggaggcaagggaggagattgcagtaACCCAGATATTAATTTTCAAATACTTTATGACCACAGGAGAGGTgaaaggactggaggacagttaATGGGTACCACTgttcaagaagggtggtagggataaaccagagaactgtgggccagtgagtctaacgtcagtgatagggaagctttttttaaaaaaaaagttctgagagacagaattaatttccacatggagaggcaaggattaatcaaggatagtgaGTCCTGCACTGACAGGAATGGcttgtttctttgctgtataACTGAAACTAACGACAACCATATCTGAGCACTGGAGGGTTACTcttggacaaaacaaaaacagaattacctggaaaaactcagcaggtctggcagcatcggcggagaagaaaagagttgatgtttcgagtcctcatgacccttcgacagaacttgagtgattccaagaaaggggtgaaaaatAAGCGGGTTtaaggtgttgtggggggggggggcagagggtttgggtggggggagagagagagaagtggagggggttggtgtgtttgtagggacaaacaagcagtaatagaagcagatcatcaaaagatgtcacaaccaacagaacaaaagaacacattggtgttaaagttggtgatattatctaaacgaatgtgctaattaagaatggatggtagggcactcaaggtatagctctagtgggggttgggggagcataaaagatttaaaaatatttaaaaataatggaaataggtgggaaaagaaaaatctatataatttattggaaaaaacaaaaggaagggggaaacagaaaggggttggggatggaggagggagctcaagacctaaaattgttgaattcaatattcagtccagaaggctgtaaagtgcctagtcggaagatgaggtgttgttcctccagtttgcgttgggcttcactggaacaatgcagcaagccaaggacagacatgtgggcaagagagcagggtggagtgttaaaatggcaagcgacaggggggtttgggtcattcttgcagacagatcgcaggtgttctgcaaagcggttgcccagtttaagtttggtctctccaatgtagaggagaccacattgggagcaacaaatgcagtagactaagttgggggaaatgcaagtgaaatgctgcttcacttgaaaggagtgtttgggcccttggacggtgaggagagaggaagtgaaggagcaggtgttgcatcttttgcatgggcatggggtggtgccataagagggggttgaggagtagggggtgatggaagagtggaccacagtgtcccggagggaacgatccctacggaatgccgatagggggggtgaa of the Carcharodon carcharias isolate sCarCar2 chromosome 37 unlocalized genomic scaffold, sCarCar2.pri SUPER_37_unloc_1, whole genome shotgun sequence genome contains:
- the LOC121274555 gene encoding histone H2B 5, coding for MVDEKKPAPKKGAKKALKKPLAKGGKKRRKSRKESYSIYIYKVMKQVHPDTGISSKAMSIMNSFVSDIFERIAGEASRLAHYNKRSTISSREIQTAVRLLLPGELAKHAVSEGTKAVTKYTSSK
- the LOC121274500 gene encoding histone H2A-like, with amino-acid sequence MDRVHRNTGRGKTGNKSRSKAKSRSSRAGLQFPVGRVHRLLRKGNYAERVGAGAPVYLAPVLEYLMAEILELAGNAAQDNKKTRIIPRHLQLAVRNDEELNKLLGGMTIAQGRVLPNIQAVLLPKKTSAAASSKTK